A window from Musa acuminata AAA Group cultivar baxijiao chromosome BXJ3-10, Cavendish_Baxijiao_AAA, whole genome shotgun sequence encodes these proteins:
- the LOC135651028 gene encoding probable WRKY transcription factor 49: MEEVAEAETSWFDDFDYSQVEIMRELQEDTSSQFISSEVAESQSVAQQESIINKLISAAYSGPTISDIESALSLTFQSGDSSGRCSARPIVCSPDKGLGKMEHKYVFRIKTCGNGLDDDGYKWRKYGQKSIKNSPNPRSYYRCTNPRCNAKKQVERSMEDPELLIVTYEGLHLHYTYSHLLFTRPQDYSDTGLHVAKKLKCQSTAAEPARQSPPAIRQSQPAVDGTVVGPPSAGQVTVEDVLQHGLLDDVLQSSEGLLEDVVPLLVRKPCNSTTSSYDPCPSSPASSPSYSSLSWTTGSAFLDLDVLSTIM; encoded by the exons ATGGAGGAAGTTGCAGAAGCAGAGACCAGTTGGTTTGATGATTTCGATTACTCTCAAGTGGAGATCATGAGGGAGCTGCAGGAGGATACGAGCTCCCAGTTCATCTCTTCCGAGGTTGCAGAGTCCCAGTCTGTTGCACAACAGGAATCGATCATCAACAAGCTCATCTCTGCAGCCTACTCAGGCCCAACCATCAGTGACATCGAAAGTGCACTGTCGCTCACCTTCCAGAGTGGTGACTCCAGTGGCCGGTGCAGTGCTCGACCCAT TGTTTGTTCACCGGACAAGGGCCTGGGCAAGATGGAGCACAAGTATGTGTTCAGAATCAAGACCTGCGGCAATGGGCTTGATGATGATGGCTACAAATGGAGGAAATACGGGCAGAAATCTATCAAGAACAGTCCCAATCCGAG GAGTTACTACAGATGCACCAACCCGAGATGCAATGCCAAGAAGCAAGTGGAGAGGTCCATGGAAGATCCAGAACTGCTCATCGTCACGTACGAGGGCCTTCACCTTCACTACACCTACTCCCATCTCCTCTTCACTCGGCCTCAGGATTACTCCGACACCGGTCTCCATGTAGCAAAGAAGCTCAAATGCCAGTCCACTGCGGCGGAGCCTGCAAGACAGAGCCCACCGGCGATTCGGCAGTCGCAACCTGCGGTGGATGGGACAGTAGTAGGCCCACCTTCTGCAGGTCAAGTTACGGTGGAGGATGTTCTGCAGCATGGACTACTGGACGATGTGTTGCAGAGCTCAGAAGGACTGCTGGAAGATGTTGTGCCCTTACTGGTGAGAAAGCCATGCAACTCCACCACCTCATCATATGACCCTTGTCCTTCGTCTCCGGCATCTTCTCCATCCTACTCTTCCCTGTCATGGACCACCGGCTCGGCCTTCCTTGACCTGGATGTTCTTTCTACCATAATGTGA